CTGGCTGCCGTGCCTTTTATGGATCGCATTCGGCGTAGTGCTTATCGGCGCCGTTCACGATTTCTCAGCTTTGACGTCATCCGTCCGTCACGGCGCTCAGAGCATCGCCGAGATCACTCGCGACAAACTCGGTGGTGCTGCCGGCAGAGCGATGATGGCATTCATCTGGCTCGCGTTGGTTTACGTGATCGTGGCGTTTACCGATATCACGGCCGGCACTTTTGTATCGGGTGACGAGGCATTAGCCGGTGAAACCAGTTTCAACCCCGGTGGAGCGGTCGCATTCGCCTCGGTCGCTTACCTGCTCCTTTCCATTTTGCTTGGTCTGGTCGAGCGCTATTTAAGACCGCCGCTCTGGCTTTCGACGGTCGTCTTTGTTCCGGCCGTTTTCGGGGTTGCGTATCTGGGGACGAATTTCTCGAACGTATTAAGTTATAGCCATCAAACATGGGGCATCGTCATTTTGCTCTATTGCATAGCGGCGTCGCTAGTCCCGGTTTGGGCCCTTCTTCAGCCAAGAGGCTATCTGGGTGGGTTTGTCCTTTATTCGGCGATCGCGGTCGGCATCGTCGGGATCTTCTTTGGCGGATACACGATCGAGCAGCCCGCGTTCAAGTCGTTCGACGTAGGCGGAATGACCGGAATGCTCTTTCCGTTCCTATTCGTAACGATCGCCTGCGGGGCCTGTTCGGGCTTTCACGGACTGGTTTGTTCGGGCACCACATCAAAGCAGTTGGACAAAGAGTCACATGCCCGTCCGGTAGGCTACGGAGCGATGCTGGCAGAGGGCTTTGTCGCATTCATCGCGCTGGTCGTCGTGATGATCGCAAGCAACGAGATGCTTTATGGCGCCGACGGCAAGGCATTCGCGGCCGGTAAGATCTATGGCAACGGCATTGGCGAATTCCTGACGCTACTGATCGGAAAGGAAAACCTCCCGTTCGCGGTTACGTTCGGAGCGATGGCATTCTCGACCTTCGTATTCGACACGCTCGACGTGGGCATGCGGCTCGGCCGCTATCTTGTTCAGGAGTTGATCGGCGTTCCAGGCCGTGTTGGTGCTGTGATCGGAACTCTCGCAACCGTCGCTTTGCCGTTCGTTCTGATCTTCTATGCAAAGCCTGGTTCGTGGGTAGAGTTCTGGACGCTTTTTGGGGCGTCAAATCAGCTGCTCGCGGCGTTGACCCTTCTCTCGATCACGGCGTGGCTATACCAAGCACGAAAACGTATAGCATTCACGCTGCTGCCGATGCTGTTCATTCTCGTCATTACGCTTTGGGCGCTTGGGTCACTGGTGATCGGCAATTTTCAGGCATCGACCGGCCTGGATATCAAGATGGTCAATGGTGTCGCCTCGCTTATCTTGATCGGGCTGGCAATATTTCTCATTATCACGGCATTTTTGAAACTCCGAGGCGAGAGAGGTGCAAAACCCGAGGCCGAGATCCCGGCCGTTGCATGACATTGTTTTCCGTCCGGGAACGCGTATAAGGTCGAGGACCTGCATAGGCCCGAGGAGCGTTTACGACGATGACAAATATTACCGAGATCGCACCGGACATTTTTAGGATCAACACTTTCATTTCAGAGGCAAACCTCGGATTCAGCCAATTCCTTGTCCGTGACGAGGAGCCGCTGCTGTTTCACACAGGAATGCGGGCATTATTTCCGGCCGTTCGCGAGGCGGTAGCTTCGCTGATCGACCCTTCAACGCTGCGGTGGATCGGATTCAGCCATTTCGAGGCAGATGAATGCGGCTCACTCAATGAGTGGCAAGCGGTCGCACCTCGTGCAACGGCGGTTGTCAGCATGGTCGGAAAGATGGTAAGTGTGGATGATTTTGCACCGAAGAATCCGGCAAAAGGGATGGTTGACGGCGAGGAGTTTTCGACCGGCAGACACAACTTCAGGTTTCTGGCGACACCGCACGTCCCGCATAACTGGGAGGCGGGACTTTTGTTCGATACGACAGCCGGTGTCTTATTCTCGTCTGATATTCTACATCAGAACGGCGATGTTGCTCCGTTGACCTCGGAGAGCGTTACGGATCGTGTGCGTCAGGCGATGTTGGAAATGCAGGCAAGCCCGCTGGCAGATTACTTGCCTTATACTCCGAAGACCGATGCGACGCTGAAGCGCATAGCGGCCTTGAAACCGAAGACCGTAGCGTCAATGCACGGATCGATCTACACCGGCAACGGCGAACAGG
The DNA window shown above is from Chloracidobacterium sp. and carries:
- a CDS encoding carbon starvation protein A, yielding MLTLLAVVFIGWLVFGYFGYGRWIARQFQLDDARATPANTHKDGLDFEPIRPFYLFGQHFSAIAAAGPIAGPIIACMAFGWLPCLLWIAFGVVLIGAVHDFSALTSSVRHGAQSIAEITRDKLGGAAGRAMMAFIWLALVYVIVAFTDITAGTFVSGDEALAGETSFNPGGAVAFASVAYLLLSILLGLVERYLRPPLWLSTVVFVPAVFGVAYLGTNFSNVLSYSHQTWGIVILLYCIAASLVPVWALLQPRGYLGGFVLYSAIAVGIVGIFFGGYTIEQPAFKSFDVGGMTGMLFPFLFVTIACGACSGFHGLVCSGTTSKQLDKESHARPVGYGAMLAEGFVAFIALVVVMIASNEMLYGADGKAFAAGKIYGNGIGEFLTLLIGKENLPFAVTFGAMAFSTFVFDTLDVGMRLGRYLVQELIGVPGRVGAVIGTLATVALPFVLIFYAKPGSWVEFWTLFGASNQLLAALTLLSITAWLYQARKRIAFTLLPMLFILVITLWALGSLVIGNFQASTGLDIKMVNGVASLILIGLAIFLIITAFLKLRGERGAKPEAEIPAVA
- a CDS encoding MBL fold metallo-hydrolase, coding for MTNITEIAPDIFRINTFISEANLGFSQFLVRDEEPLLFHTGMRALFPAVREAVASLIDPSTLRWIGFSHFEADECGSLNEWQAVAPRATAVVSMVGKMVSVDDFAPKNPAKGMVDGEEFSTGRHNFRFLATPHVPHNWEAGLLFDTTAGVLFSSDILHQNGDVAPLTSESVTDRVRQAMLEMQASPLADYLPYTPKTDATLKRIAALKPKTVASMHGSIYTGNGEQAIIEYSEVLKEVFGGNA